In Hamadaea flava, a genomic segment contains:
- a CDS encoding electron transfer flavoprotein subunit beta/FixA family protein: MKIVVLVKQVPDSGADRTLRTDDNTVDRASANNVINEMDEYAIEEALRIREANAGSEVTLLTMGPDRATESIRKALSMGPDKAVHVVDDALHGSDALGTSAVLAAALRQLEPDLVICGAEATDARGQVLPHMLAERLGVAALTGARKLTVEGSTLTAERQTEEGYEVVRAATPAIVSVWDTINEPRYPSFKGIMEAKKKPVSSLALGDLGIDAASVGAAGAYSAVVEHSKRPARAGGVKVTDNGDGGSQLVEFLATEKFV; this comes from the coding sequence ATGAAGATCGTCGTACTCGTCAAGCAGGTGCCGGATTCCGGCGCGGACCGCACGCTGCGTACTGACGACAACACCGTCGACCGAGCGTCGGCGAACAACGTGATCAACGAGATGGACGAGTACGCCATCGAGGAGGCCCTGCGCATCCGCGAGGCGAACGCCGGCTCGGAGGTCACGCTGCTGACCATGGGTCCCGACCGGGCGACCGAGTCGATCCGCAAGGCGCTGTCGATGGGGCCGGACAAGGCGGTCCACGTTGTGGACGACGCCCTGCACGGGTCGGACGCGCTGGGCACCTCCGCCGTGCTCGCCGCCGCGCTGCGGCAGTTGGAGCCCGACCTCGTGATCTGCGGGGCGGAGGCCACCGACGCGCGCGGCCAGGTGCTCCCGCACATGCTGGCCGAGCGGCTCGGCGTGGCCGCCCTCACCGGCGCGCGCAAGCTGACCGTCGAGGGCTCGACGTTGACCGCCGAGCGGCAGACCGAGGAGGGCTACGAGGTCGTCCGGGCCGCTACGCCCGCGATCGTGAGCGTCTGGGACACCATCAACGAGCCGCGCTACCCGTCGTTCAAGGGGATCATGGAGGCCAAGAAGAAGCCGGTCTCCAGCCTTGCCCTCGGCGACCTGGGCATCGACGCGGCCTCCGTCGGCGCGGCCGGCGCGTACAGCGCGGTCGTGGAGCACAGCAAGCGCCCGGCGCGCGCGGGCGGCGTCAAGGTGACCGACAACGGGGACGGCGGCTCGCAGCTCGTCGAGTTCCTCGCCACCGAGAAGTTCGTGTGA
- a CDS encoding ABC transporter permease: MTTLSVTSAVPSRVSPLTGLKNTATLAWRSLVSIKHNPFEIIDLSIQPLMFLLLFTYTLGGAIAGSTDKYLAFALPGILVQNTIFATMNIALLLNNDLTKGVFDRLRSLPISRWSPLAGRILADTVKQAWSVALLLGFGLILGFRVQTSFWGVLGTFGLMLVFCLCVAWIAVLVGVVASAEDKVQIFMFSFMFPLTFTSNIFAPTESMPGWLQSWVKINPVTILADAVRAMLNGGNVATPVLQSLAWAAAILAVFAPLAVWRFKRRV; encoded by the coding sequence GTGACCACCCTGTCCGTCACGAGCGCCGTCCCCAGCCGCGTGAGCCCGCTGACCGGGCTGAAGAACACGGCGACCCTGGCCTGGCGCAGCCTGGTCAGCATCAAGCACAACCCGTTCGAGATCATCGATCTCAGCATCCAGCCGCTGATGTTCCTGCTGTTGTTCACCTACACGCTGGGCGGCGCGATCGCCGGGTCGACGGACAAGTACCTGGCCTTCGCCCTGCCGGGCATCCTCGTGCAGAACACCATCTTCGCGACGATGAACATCGCCCTGCTGCTCAACAACGACCTCACCAAGGGCGTCTTCGACCGGCTGCGCTCGCTGCCGATCTCGCGGTGGTCGCCGCTGGCCGGGCGGATCCTCGCCGACACGGTGAAGCAAGCCTGGTCGGTCGCGCTGCTGCTGGGCTTCGGGCTGATCCTCGGTTTCCGGGTGCAGACCAGCTTCTGGGGCGTGCTCGGCACGTTCGGGCTGATGCTGGTCTTCTGCCTCTGCGTCGCCTGGATCGCCGTTCTCGTCGGCGTGGTCGCGTCGGCCGAGGACAAGGTGCAGATCTTCATGTTCTCGTTCATGTTCCCGCTGACCTTCACCAGCAACATCTTCGCCCCGACCGAGTCGATGCCGGGCTGGTTGCAGTCCTGGGTGAAGATCAACCCGGTCACCATCCTGGCCGACGCGGTCCGCGCCATGCTCAACGGCGGAAACGTCGCGACCCCCGTGCTCCAGTCGCTCGCCTGGGCGGCCGCGATCCTCGCGGTCTTCGCTCCGCTCGCGGTCTGGCGCTTCAAGCGCCGCGTCTGA
- a CDS encoding ATP-binding protein has translation MEISLLGPLEARADDGTRLDLGGVRLRRLLIRLALDPGRAVSAAGLVDAVWAEDVPANAANALQALVSRLRRAGLPIEAAPGGYLLRVPADAVDAVRFERLATAGRAEEALALWRGEALPEAEGAEFAQATLARWATLRDEVRETLFARQIEAGTVELAALQELAAAHPLRDRPVELLMRALLATGRGPEALSAYERHRELLADQLGADPGPALRQLHVEILRGDGEPVPAKGPRTNLPAQRTSFVGRDADLLRVRETLDRSRLVTLTGPGGSGKTRLALEVARGLLPAYPEGVWLVELATVTKPEDVAPAVVSALGARARALRKDVFFDIADPLDRILSVLAEHRTLLVLDNCEHVVDAAARLVDELLAACPLLRVLATSREPLGVPGEALWPVEPLRLPPPDATVAQALTFPVVQLLQERARAVRPDFEIDEAGVEICRALDGMPLAIELAAARLRSMPARQLADRLDDKFRLLRGGSRTVLPRHQTLRAVIDWSWDLLGDDERRGWQRLAMATSVVSVELAEALLGPDALDVVGALLEKSLIRAEGIGYRMLETIREYGLERLAESGEEADARKAWTEYFVGLAETAEARLRTADQLPWLRLLETEHDNLLSVLRWAVAHGQKETAVRLIAGLGWYWWLRNYRSEATVLVEDALNLPGEAPVRYLALAKVFSAVIYVETFGDFEHATRVLHEAAEIARGHESEHPMLRLAEPMRALMSSGINGLGSEAEILARYFEDPDPWVAATARALHGHAAINLGWDREIAVQDFETALDRFRQLGDRWGLALVLDALGTIANNAGDYAAAARYARETIGLSEELGAQEDQVQQWMNLAWALYLAQEPDAAREAIEEATRLTQDATQPHVHAVVSFGRGNMARLDGDLPAARRLMETALIQLGPQMSAPQFRAMIRNGLGYVLAAEGEYAAAAAEHRTALEDGLSAGDSPIVGMVLIGLADLAYRQGDATKAATQLGAAAAIVGVEDQAVVDRVRVESAVRAALDPTAFAEAVERGRAYTMENVIELL, from the coding sequence ACGCGTTGCAGGCCCTGGTCAGCCGGCTGCGCCGGGCCGGTCTCCCGATCGAGGCCGCGCCCGGCGGCTATCTGCTGCGCGTACCGGCTGACGCGGTGGACGCGGTGCGATTCGAGCGGCTGGCGACGGCGGGCCGCGCCGAGGAAGCGCTCGCGTTGTGGCGGGGTGAGGCGCTGCCGGAGGCCGAGGGCGCCGAGTTCGCCCAGGCGACGCTCGCTCGCTGGGCCACCCTGCGCGACGAGGTACGCGAGACGCTGTTCGCGCGGCAGATCGAGGCGGGCACGGTCGAACTGGCCGCGTTGCAGGAATTGGCGGCCGCCCATCCGCTGCGGGACCGCCCGGTCGAGCTGCTGATGCGGGCGCTGCTGGCGACCGGGCGCGGCCCGGAGGCGCTGTCGGCGTACGAGCGTCATCGGGAGTTGCTGGCCGATCAGCTCGGCGCCGATCCCGGCCCGGCGCTGCGGCAGCTGCACGTCGAGATCTTGCGGGGCGACGGCGAACCCGTCCCGGCCAAGGGACCCCGGACGAACCTGCCCGCCCAACGCACGAGTTTCGTCGGCCGCGACGCCGACCTGCTCCGCGTACGCGAGACGCTCGACCGGTCGCGGCTGGTCACCCTGACCGGGCCCGGTGGTTCGGGCAAGACGCGGCTGGCGCTCGAAGTCGCGAGAGGACTGCTTCCGGCGTACCCGGAAGGGGTGTGGCTGGTCGAGCTGGCCACGGTGACCAAGCCGGAGGACGTCGCCCCGGCGGTCGTCTCCGCGCTCGGCGCCCGCGCTCGCGCCCTGCGTAAGGACGTCTTCTTCGACATCGCCGATCCGCTCGACCGGATCCTGTCGGTGCTGGCCGAGCATCGGACGCTGCTCGTCCTCGACAACTGCGAGCATGTGGTGGACGCCGCCGCCCGGCTCGTCGACGAACTGCTCGCCGCGTGCCCGCTGCTGCGCGTGCTCGCCACCAGCCGGGAGCCGCTGGGCGTACCGGGGGAGGCGTTGTGGCCGGTGGAGCCGCTGCGGCTGCCGCCGCCGGACGCGACGGTGGCACAGGCGCTGACCTTCCCGGTCGTACAACTGCTCCAGGAGCGCGCCCGCGCGGTCCGGCCGGACTTCGAGATCGACGAGGCGGGCGTGGAGATCTGCCGGGCGCTGGACGGCATGCCGCTGGCCATCGAATTGGCGGCGGCCCGCCTGCGCAGCATGCCGGCGCGACAACTGGCGGATCGGCTCGACGACAAGTTCCGGCTGCTGCGCGGCGGTTCCCGGACGGTGCTGCCCCGGCATCAGACGCTGCGCGCGGTCATCGACTGGAGCTGGGACCTGCTCGGCGACGACGAACGCCGGGGCTGGCAGCGGCTGGCGATGGCGACCTCGGTGGTCAGCGTCGAGCTGGCCGAGGCTCTGCTCGGCCCGGACGCTCTGGACGTCGTCGGAGCGCTGCTGGAGAAGTCGCTGATCCGGGCAGAGGGCATCGGCTACCGGATGCTGGAGACGATCCGGGAATACGGGCTGGAGCGGCTCGCCGAGTCCGGCGAGGAGGCCGACGCCCGCAAGGCCTGGACGGAGTACTTCGTCGGGCTGGCCGAGACGGCCGAGGCGCGGCTGCGTACCGCCGATCAGCTGCCCTGGCTGCGGCTGCTGGAGACCGAGCACGACAACCTGCTCTCGGTGCTGCGCTGGGCGGTCGCGCACGGGCAGAAGGAGACCGCCGTACGCCTCATCGCCGGCCTCGGCTGGTACTGGTGGCTGCGCAACTACCGCTCGGAGGCCACCGTTCTGGTGGAGGACGCGCTGAACCTGCCGGGCGAGGCGCCGGTGCGGTACCTCGCGCTGGCGAAGGTGTTCTCCGCGGTCATCTACGTCGAGACCTTCGGCGACTTCGAGCACGCCACCCGGGTCCTCCACGAGGCGGCCGAGATCGCCCGGGGCCATGAGTCGGAGCATCCGATGCTGCGGCTGGCCGAACCGATGCGGGCGTTGATGTCCAGCGGGATCAACGGGCTCGGCAGCGAGGCGGAGATCCTGGCCCGGTACTTCGAGGACCCGGACCCCTGGGTCGCGGCGACCGCTCGTGCGCTGCACGGGCACGCCGCCATCAACCTCGGGTGGGACCGGGAGATCGCCGTCCAGGACTTCGAGACGGCCCTGGACCGGTTCCGGCAGCTCGGCGACCGCTGGGGGCTGGCGCTCGTGCTCGACGCGCTCGGCACGATCGCCAACAACGCGGGCGACTACGCCGCGGCGGCCCGGTACGCCCGCGAGACCATCGGCCTGTCCGAGGAACTGGGCGCGCAGGAGGACCAGGTCCAGCAGTGGATGAACCTGGCCTGGGCGCTCTACCTGGCGCAGGAGCCGGACGCGGCGCGGGAGGCCATCGAGGAGGCCACCCGGTTGACCCAGGACGCCACGCAGCCGCACGTCCACGCGGTCGTCTCGTTCGGCCGGGGCAACATGGCGCGGCTCGACGGCGACCTACCCGCCGCCCGGCGGCTCATGGAGACGGCGCTGATCCAGTTGGGCCCGCAGATGTCCGCGCCCCAGTTCCGGGCGATGATCCGCAACGGGCTCGGCTACGTGCTGGCCGCCGAGGGCGAGTACGCCGCCGCCGCGGCCGAGCATCGGACGGCGCTGGAGGACGGGCTGTCCGCCGGGGACTCGCCGATCGTCGGCATGGTCCTCATCGGCCTGGCCGACCTCGCGTACCGGCAGGGCGACGCGACGAAGGCGGCGACCCAGTTGGGCGCCGCCGCCGCGATCGTCGGAGTCGAGGACCAGGCCGTCGTCGACCGGGTCCGGGTCGAGTCCGCGGTACGCGCCGCGCTCGACCCCACGGCGTTTGCCGAAGCGGTCGAGCGCGGTCGTGCGTACACGATGGAGAATGTGATCGAGCTGCTCTGA
- a CDS encoding electron transfer flavoprotein subunit alpha/FixB family protein, translated as MSDVLVVVESAGGAVKKVTLEMLTLARDLGTPVAVVLGGAGTAEPLLAKLGEYGAQKVLVAEDADLDGYLVAPKAAVLAEIVKSAEPAAVLIGSTQEGKEIAARLAVKLDNGILTDVVALGADGVATQVVFAGSTIVKSKVTKGFPLVTVRGNSLTPTPAPAEPAVENVAVAVPDNAKLATVVERVAEAKGARPELAEASVVVSGGRGVGSAENFKLVEELADLLGGAVGASRAAVDSGFYPHAFQVGQTGKTVSPQLYIALGISGAIQHRAGMQTSKTIVAVNKDAEAPIFELADYGVVGDLFQVVPQAAEEIRKRK; from the coding sequence GTGTCTGACGTTCTGGTTGTAGTGGAGTCCGCCGGCGGCGCCGTCAAGAAGGTGACGCTGGAGATGCTGACCCTCGCCCGTGACCTGGGCACCCCGGTCGCGGTGGTGCTCGGCGGCGCGGGCACGGCCGAGCCGCTGCTCGCCAAGCTCGGCGAGTACGGCGCGCAGAAGGTCCTCGTGGCCGAGGACGCCGACCTCGACGGCTACCTGGTCGCCCCGAAGGCCGCCGTGCTGGCCGAGATCGTGAAGTCGGCCGAGCCGGCCGCCGTGCTGATCGGCTCGACCCAGGAGGGCAAGGAGATCGCCGCCCGCCTCGCGGTCAAGCTGGACAACGGCATCCTCACCGATGTGGTGGCGCTGGGCGCGGACGGTGTGGCGACGCAGGTCGTCTTCGCCGGTTCGACGATCGTCAAGTCCAAGGTCACGAAGGGCTTCCCGCTCGTGACCGTCCGCGGCAACTCGCTGACGCCGACCCCGGCGCCGGCCGAGCCCGCCGTGGAGAACGTCGCGGTCGCCGTGCCGGACAACGCCAAGCTGGCCACCGTTGTGGAGCGGGTCGCCGAGGCCAAGGGCGCCCGCCCGGAGCTGGCCGAGGCGTCGGTCGTCGTCTCCGGCGGCCGCGGCGTCGGCAGCGCGGAGAACTTCAAGCTGGTCGAGGAGCTGGCCGACCTGCTCGGCGGCGCGGTCGGCGCGTCCCGGGCGGCCGTCGACTCCGGCTTCTACCCGCACGCCTTCCAGGTGGGCCAGACCGGTAAGACGGTCTCTCCGCAGCTGTACATCGCGCTGGGCATCTCCGGCGCGATCCAGCACCGGGCCGGCATGCAGACCTCGAAGACGATCGTCGCGGTGAACAAGGACGCCGAGGCGCCGATCTTCGAGCTGGCCGACTACGGCGTGGTGGGCGACCTCTTCCAGGTCGTGCCCCAGGCCGCAGAAGAGATCCGTAAGCGCAAGTAG
- a CDS encoding M91 family zinc metallopeptidase yields the protein MRPREVRVADHWYLADDGYAQAAAAWRGLAAGPQPQRRDWSGQATGVLSEWSGATASTYAAHRARLAGGVDGCTRLAARVAAALEVCAEASATTRFRLSAHFSVVCDVFQARPYADGTVSLTVSDPAGAGAARAAVAQAVRLRGDLEQTLALQAKEITATLPEWEALAKTWRTAEPATFAVPTEVAATQVLRSGDTVVISTGSGDDRVEVRVDPATGEQVVTGQSGQWRFPGDLRLVLRTGGGDDTVTVAPGTSVRLTLVGGDGDDELHGGDGHDVLYGLAGTDYLAGGAGDDRIFGGDGNDTAYGLAGADAIDGGDGRDYLDGGHGADVLSGDDGGDVLVGGPGADRVSGGAGADVVYTGGGADVVDGGAGDDIAYHDKDAALTSVDREVAVQLAEIPAQIQVEGSPEFTARVRSDLEFLAASPTGQQMLAALDAGLTGRDTLTIREWSEHNAAASADVSLDRGHQRAIDYNPGFSTFLGSTPPVAVLYHEMAHQYDFVNETVLPGRHDDPGDPDRIPSGSGGVGVPNAERQATGLPVDDDRDPRTPIRVDPRHPLVFTENGLRTELTWPQRRHYG from the coding sequence GTGAGGCCCCGGGAGGTGCGCGTCGCCGACCACTGGTACCTCGCCGACGACGGCTACGCCCAGGCGGCCGCGGCCTGGCGTGGGCTGGCCGCCGGTCCGCAGCCCCAACGCCGGGACTGGTCCGGCCAGGCGACCGGCGTGCTCAGCGAGTGGTCGGGCGCGACCGCCTCGACCTACGCCGCCCATCGGGCGCGGCTGGCCGGCGGAGTGGACGGCTGCACGCGCCTGGCGGCGCGCGTCGCCGCCGCCCTGGAGGTCTGCGCCGAGGCATCGGCGACCACCCGCTTCCGGCTGTCGGCGCACTTCTCCGTCGTGTGCGACGTCTTCCAGGCCCGGCCCTACGCCGACGGGACGGTCAGCCTGACGGTCAGCGATCCGGCCGGGGCGGGCGCGGCCCGAGCGGCCGTCGCCCAGGCCGTGCGGCTGCGCGGCGATCTGGAGCAGACGCTGGCCTTGCAGGCCAAGGAGATCACCGCGACGCTGCCCGAGTGGGAGGCGCTGGCGAAGACCTGGCGGACGGCCGAGCCGGCGACCTTCGCCGTGCCGACGGAGGTCGCCGCGACGCAGGTGCTGCGCAGCGGGGACACCGTCGTGATCAGCACCGGTTCGGGTGACGACCGAGTCGAGGTTCGCGTGGATCCGGCCACCGGCGAACAGGTCGTCACCGGGCAGAGCGGTCAGTGGCGGTTTCCCGGCGATCTCCGGCTCGTCCTGCGTACCGGGGGCGGCGACGACACCGTCACGGTCGCGCCCGGCACCTCGGTGCGGCTGACGCTGGTGGGCGGCGACGGCGACGACGAACTGCACGGCGGCGACGGACACGACGTGCTCTACGGGCTGGCCGGCACGGACTACCTCGCCGGTGGCGCGGGTGACGACCGGATCTTCGGCGGCGACGGCAACGACACGGCGTACGGGCTGGCCGGAGCGGACGCGATCGACGGCGGCGACGGCCGGGACTACCTCGACGGCGGTCACGGTGCCGACGTGCTGTCCGGCGACGACGGCGGTGACGTGCTCGTCGGCGGTCCCGGGGCCGATCGCGTCTCCGGTGGGGCCGGCGCCGACGTCGTCTACACCGGTGGCGGGGCCGACGTGGTCGACGGAGGTGCGGGCGACGACATCGCGTATCACGACAAGGACGCGGCTCTGACCAGCGTCGACCGGGAGGTGGCCGTGCAACTGGCCGAGATCCCGGCGCAGATCCAGGTGGAGGGTTCGCCGGAGTTCACCGCGCGGGTCCGGTCGGACCTGGAGTTCCTGGCGGCGTCGCCGACCGGTCAGCAGATGCTGGCCGCGCTGGATGCCGGGCTGACCGGACGCGACACCCTGACCATCCGGGAGTGGAGCGAGCACAACGCGGCCGCGTCGGCCGACGTCTCCCTCGATCGTGGGCATCAGCGCGCCATCGACTACAACCCCGGGTTCAGCACGTTCCTCGGCTCGACGCCGCCGGTCGCGGTGCTCTACCACGAGATGGCGCACCAATACGACTTCGTCAACGAAACCGTCCTGCCGGGACGCCACGACGATCCCGGCGATCCGGACCGGATTCCGTCCGGTTCGGGCGGAGTGGGCGTGCCGAACGCCGAACGGCAGGCCACCGGGCTGCCCGTCGACGACGATCGCGACCCGCGTACGCCGATCCGGGTGGATCCCCGGCATCCGCTGGTCTTCACCGAGAACGGGCTGCGTACCGAGCTGACCTGGCCGCAGCGGCGGCACTACGGCTGA
- a CDS encoding ATP-binding cassette domain-containing protein has translation MTNAIVAEGLVKHYGETKALDGVDLAVRTGSVLGVLGPNGAGKTTLVRILATLLGPDAGRAVVGGFDVVRQAHQVRGLIGLTGQYASVDESLTGVENLLMIGRLLGLGRRDARARANELLADFSLSDAADRAAKTYSGGMRRRLDLAASLVGRPRLLYLDEPTTGLDPRARLEMWDIVRNLVADGVTVLLTTQYLEEADQLADEIVVVDHGKVIAGGTPSELKSRTGAQTLAVRPVDPADLEIVTKVVAEVARTSPELADSVVTAQVTDPAALPAVVRRLDDAEVAVAELTLRTSTLDEVFLSLTGHRTDQEGVPA, from the coding sequence ATGACGAACGCGATTGTTGCGGAAGGGCTGGTCAAGCACTACGGCGAGACCAAAGCCCTGGACGGCGTCGACCTCGCCGTCCGGACCGGCTCCGTGCTCGGCGTACTGGGTCCGAACGGGGCGGGGAAGACGACGCTGGTCCGCATTCTGGCCACACTGCTGGGGCCGGATGCGGGGCGGGCCGTCGTCGGGGGGTTCGACGTCGTACGCCAGGCGCACCAGGTCCGTGGCCTGATCGGGCTGACCGGCCAGTACGCCAGTGTGGACGAGAGCCTCACCGGTGTCGAGAACCTCCTGATGATCGGCCGGTTGCTCGGTCTCGGCCGCCGGGACGCCCGGGCGAGGGCGAACGAGTTGCTCGCCGACTTCTCCCTGAGCGATGCGGCCGACCGGGCGGCGAAGACCTACTCCGGCGGTATGCGGCGGCGGCTGGACCTGGCCGCGAGCCTCGTCGGCCGGCCGCGGTTGCTCTACCTGGACGAGCCCACCACCGGTCTCGATCCCCGGGCTCGCCTGGAGATGTGGGACATCGTCCGGAACCTGGTCGCCGACGGCGTCACCGTGCTGCTCACCACGCAGTATCTCGAGGAGGCCGACCAGTTGGCGGACGAGATCGTGGTGGTCGACCACGGGAAGGTGATCGCCGGGGGCACCCCCTCCGAGCTCAAGTCCCGCACCGGCGCGCAGACCCTCGCCGTACGCCCAGTCGACCCGGCCGATCTGGAGATCGTCACCAAGGTCGTCGCCGAGGTCGCGCGTACCAGTCCGGAGCTCGCGGACAGCGTGGTGACCGCGCAGGTGACCGACCCGGCGGCCCTGCCCGCCGTGGTCCGCCGACTCGACGACGCCGAGGTCGCCGTGGCCGAGCTGACCCTGCGCACGTCCACCTTGGACGAAGTCTTCCTGAGCCTGACCGGCCACCGCACCGACCAAGAAGGAGTCCCGGCGTGA
- a CDS encoding YidH family protein has translation MLRLIRMWFFPRDVLDVGTTPDYRFSLANERTFLAWIRTGLALVGGGLAVAQFLPPLAVPHLREIFALGLILVGAACALRAVDHWVRCEIAMRKGRPLPASRFPAILALLVVAGSILLFIGLVV, from the coding sequence GTGCTCCGCCTGATCAGGATGTGGTTTTTCCCGCGCGACGTGCTCGACGTCGGCACCACTCCGGACTACCGCTTCTCCCTGGCCAACGAGCGGACCTTCCTCGCCTGGATCCGGACCGGCCTGGCGCTGGTCGGCGGCGGGCTCGCGGTGGCCCAGTTCCTGCCGCCGCTCGCCGTCCCGCACCTGCGCGAGATCTTCGCGCTCGGGCTGATCCTGGTCGGCGCGGCATGCGCGCTGCGAGCGGTCGATCACTGGGTACGCTGCGAGATCGCGATGCGCAAGGGCAGGCCGTTGCCGGCCTCCCGATTTCCGGCGATCCTGGCGTTGCTGGTGGTGGCCGGTTCCATCCTGTTGTTCATCGGCCTGGTCGTATGA
- a CDS encoding GNAT family N-acetyltransferase, with protein sequence MNEALDAGRLREIYDEQLKAHVPERLPAGVTVDRDGPLVRFFGLSRSGYLTYRDLGGLDGAELDDLIRRQVVTFTERGEEVEWKLHGHDQPADLADRLVAHGFTPEVQETVVIGRVAPIAAAPLREIPGVRVREVTSRADFDRIAVMEEEVWGDGSRDHLAESLAGELAADPDGLLVVVAEAGDRVVSAGWTRYIPGTEFATLWGGSTLAEYRGRGVYKAIVEHRARRAAERGFSLLQVDCSPDSRPILERVGLIPITTTTPYMFRPDLAAE encoded by the coding sequence GTGAACGAAGCTTTGGACGCGGGACGCCTGCGTGAGATCTATGACGAACAGCTCAAGGCCCATGTGCCGGAGCGGCTGCCCGCCGGTGTGACGGTCGACCGGGACGGTCCGCTGGTGCGCTTCTTCGGGCTCAGCCGCAGCGGCTACCTGACCTATCGTGACCTCGGCGGACTCGACGGCGCCGAGCTGGACGACCTGATCCGTCGCCAGGTGGTCACGTTCACCGAGCGCGGCGAGGAGGTCGAGTGGAAGCTGCACGGCCATGACCAGCCCGCGGACCTCGCCGACCGGCTCGTCGCGCACGGTTTCACGCCCGAGGTGCAGGAGACCGTGGTGATCGGCCGGGTCGCGCCCATCGCGGCCGCGCCGCTGCGCGAGATCCCAGGGGTACGCGTGCGCGAGGTGACCAGCCGCGCCGACTTCGACCGCATCGCGGTGATGGAGGAGGAGGTCTGGGGCGACGGGTCCCGGGACCACCTCGCCGAGTCCCTGGCCGGTGAGCTGGCCGCCGACCCCGACGGGCTGCTGGTCGTGGTGGCCGAGGCCGGGGATCGGGTGGTTTCGGCCGGCTGGACCAGGTACATCCCGGGAACGGAGTTCGCCACGCTGTGGGGCGGCTCCACCCTGGCCGAGTACCGGGGCCGGGGCGTCTACAAGGCGATCGTCGAGCACCGGGCGCGCCGGGCGGCCGAGCGCGGGTTCTCGTTGCTGCAGGTCGACTGCTCGCCGGACAGCCGCCCGATCCTGGAGCGGGTCGGCCTGATCCCGATCACCACCACGACGCCGTACATGTTCCGTCCTGACCTGGCCGCTGAATGA
- a CDS encoding DUF202 domain-containing protein: protein MTAAPVDRGAQAERTRLAWRRTALAVTVVSLLTVRLALHPGITPVRAAALIGACGVWVFFLIVAQRRIWSLARPAESTPDGAPERPPVNAAVRSPALAAVSCLAMALVGIALTVDLWPLPLWR, encoded by the coding sequence ATGACGGCCGCGCCGGTCGACCGAGGCGCGCAGGCCGAACGGACCCGGCTGGCCTGGCGGCGTACGGCGTTGGCGGTGACCGTCGTGTCGCTGCTGACCGTGCGTCTCGCGCTGCACCCCGGGATCACCCCGGTACGCGCGGCCGCCCTCATCGGGGCCTGCGGCGTCTGGGTGTTCTTCCTGATCGTGGCGCAGCGTCGCATCTGGTCGCTGGCCCGGCCGGCGGAGAGCACTCCGGACGGCGCTCCCGAGCGGCCGCCCGTCAACGCCGCCGTACGCTCCCCGGCGTTGGCCGCCGTGTCCTGTTTGGCCATGGCTCTGGTGGGCATCGCACTGACAGTTGATCTTTGGCCGCTACCGCTCTGGCGTTAA